In Trichomycterus rosablanca isolate fTriRos1 chromosome 2, fTriRos1.hap1, whole genome shotgun sequence, the genomic window tggggtttgaatcgctgtggtgctattggctaaacaagtgtctacacagacacgattggctacgtctgaggGGGGTGGGATGTCCAGACAGCCTAACTATTGGGAGAtggacttgtcagtgcactctcagtgccttTCCCAAGCCTGGATACAATTAAGAAGGTTGGCAGATAAGCAGATTGGGTGACATGGTATCACTAACTAACCTCTGAAAAACGCTGGGTCATTCTGATGCCTACACAAACAGATACATAACATGGGCAAAAGCTTTTGGAGTATGTTTGTGGGAATATGTGTCCTGGCTGGCAGTTGACAAGCCAATTTGTTCCAAACAttttctgtgcaggccactagagttaATTTACAACAAGCttttcaaaccatgtctttgtaGACCTCGCTTTGCTCAAGGGGCAGCAGACACTTTTGTCACAAACATAATGAAGTAGTCTGGATCAAGGTAACTTGCATTCATGACTCCAAATCTATAATGCGCCAGTCAAGTtaaatttgtttgtatagtGCTTTGTACACAGAACGATCACTGGATTAGGAACACACTGGTCAACCTTTTTGATTAATTACAGCATGCCAATGTCTAGAAATAAACTCCACAAGGTGGCGAACATCCTCCATACGCAGTTCGACCCATGCCCGCTGCAACAGCTCCGTTAGTTGGTGGATattttttcattacatttttgaTGTTTTACCACCTCAACCCTGGTCAAGGTTGTAATGGGTCAGGTTTTCCCCAAATCACTCGGTGCAATCTTttaatgcatgctcaataatccaggtacacaaatccacaaagttaaatcagttcatctggacacaaggtTTGGAgtggagatacgtttcgtcactaaTCCATGTGACTTCTTCAGtttgagctggtggtgaatccCGCAAgcaggtttggtgtggagatacCCTGACGTACTgtatctccacaccaaactttgtgtccagataaactgattcaactttgtggcactGGGTGCAATGTAGCAACACACCTCAAACAGGAAACCAATCCttcgcagggcttcggccatcccACCGAGACCTAGCCAATCATGATGCCTGATAGGCCGATAACACTGACACAAcactacttaaaaaaaaaaaaaactttggacaACACTTGTCCACTTGTGATTATCACCCAAGAGAAATATTACCAAGACCAATGTGCTTAATATGTGAATCCAAGTTAGGGATTTGTCCTGCATATAGATACAACTGATCTCTGGTGGGATAATAATGCTTTATTAGGACAGATGACGTGCTTAAAAATACAAGCAAAACAAtaactaattaaaaaaagaggTCGTCAAGCTCAAACTCGAACCATACAATCCATCAGTCCACACAATCATCCTTCTGTGTATGTAGGGGGGGTCACACTGCTGCAAGCATAAGCAGCTACCAGAATCACAGTTCCACTGTCCCATACTTTTTCCAGCCAAGTgaaactagcacaccagcttCAGTCAGGATTGGACACACCTGCATCTCTGTCTACCTCTGATCCAGaactcttcttcttttttttcttcttgttgtgtttcttatgtttccgcttattcttttttttctttgatttgtcctgcgtacacacacacagagacatgaCAAATAAGCATGAGTATGGGCATATTCATGAAGCCAACCCAAATTCTGCTGTCATTTTAATAGCTTTCTTTTATGCTATGAATATTAAATTTAGTCACTAGATGATTCCCTTCGTAAGCCAGAGGCCACAGCGCTGGCAAAGCCAGTCAAAGCCTCTTTTCAAACTGTGGGTTATTATTAGGCTGCTGAGCACTTTGGAAGGAAGGTACTTTATTGCCTATTCTGTGAATGTAAACTCAAGACGTTTTGATGAGCAGTCCAAACAAATGACAAGCCTGCCGTTCAGAGAGCATGACAAATTCTGCTCTCCTGAACCTCCAGCAACACACAGCTAACAACAATATCCTGTTAATCAGATAGAACGTGCTAACAGACGTTGTCCTAAAGCAaaggtgggcaattaaattttccacatGAGAAACTGAGACTGTTGTGGAGGCTCGGGCCAACTTAATTCTCAAAAATTTATtgtatctctttataaaaagcagtaaactGTACAGTTTTGATAAGCTGTTCCTGGTAAgggtagatgttacaatcagacaaTGACAATAagaagcaggcagagtaaaaacatcaacattattttactatttaatcaaTTGTGCCAttgctattttgtttggagtctaatgaccttatttgctgtttttcagttctTATATTCTTTTTTGAAATCACAAAGCTCGTCTGGACTGTTCCAGTgctggatgtgtaaaacttaaTAAAAGGTCAGCTAATATAAAtagctaatgcctgcagcagacaaaactggccttcagtctgctgggtggtaaAAGACAGAATTAAAAAGGGTGGGGCTGTGTAAGGACATTGGATGCCCAGGGCGTCtgcacagaagtggaggagtgcAGAGATCGGGGCGGGGCTCTATGTGCACTAAACCAATCTCACATGCAAAATTCACCAAAgtgtgggtgaataagaagggattggaaAAGACACCCCCTCCATGGACACCGTCGGGGTCCCCAAGAAGCGGTtaaaaaagggggtaaaatgcaaaaataaggtGTCTgagtgtttagtaccgtaatggcatacacagctttacatctgacttcaatAAATAATACTTGGAAGTCTACTGTCAATCGCACTTAGTTCTGTTCACCAACACATTACAGTGAGActggatacactcacacacacgcacttaaACGTAAATCTAATGTACTGAAAAATAGAAgtccatttaaaataataaactgacCCATTGTATTGCATGTATGACGTATACTTATTAACAGCTGATTTCTAattaccactgacctcatgtggGATGGATGGGGACAGCCAAAATAACCGGATGTGGCCaggggccgtacaatgcccaggtgtgtCCTAAAGCTTATTATTTGTCTATTATGTTTGTGAAAGTTTTACCCCAGAATTTACACCGAATCACtagtaaacaataaacaaatgatCAGAAAACTTACCGTACTTTTCTCCTTCTCCTCACTGCTTCGTCTTTTTCTCTTGGCTTCAGTCTTTGAATAAGAGCAGACATTTATTAGTTAGCATTAATTTACAACCTCCACAGTACAAACACAAACCAAACTGACTGTATCAAACATCAGGTGACAGCAGTGAAAAGGACTCACGTTATCATCTAAATCGGATTCGTCTGAAGAGTCATCTGAGTCACTTTTTTCAGTCTTAATCTTTTTCAACCCACCCTTATCATCCTGTATTATAAAAACAATTCAGGTCTTACTACACAGCAAAATATGCAcctaaagaacaaaaacagtaaGAAAAACTATCTATGGAATCCATTTTTATGTACCTTAACTTTTACTCCATCCTCCCTGAGtttcttccttttctttctggATGATTcctaaaaacaaatgaatcagATGGTAAATAATGACGTCTGGAAGATGAACCATGTTAAATTGTAGAGGCTGGTTATACTTTAAACTGAGTGATAGCTGCTGTTGAACTAAGTAACCATAGATAGAGAAACAAACATCATAGATGACAAAACATGCATATGTAGTGCAATGAGTTACTAATAAGGAACATTGTTTTATGAAGCTGAACTTGTTCATACACATACAAATCATACAAATGTAGAACTGTAAGAGTAAATTTGTCTTTGAGGTGGAGCATAACTAAATATTATTAGAATAAGAACAAACGAAATAATTAAACAGTATGACATTAATACACCAACTGCTAATACTGTCACACTGTTACCTATGATTTAGGACACTGCCCAGACAAACTGTCTGACCAGCAAGCCAGTTATTCGTGTGGATGTTTGCCAGCATTGTTAGTCATCAAGTAAAACCAGTTAATGTGTGGTCAGTGGTGGCAGCAATAGACACAAATCTTTCAATAGGGTGTCTcaaaattcacgcaagattTGAATTTGGCGCCATTTGTGCGGTAAAGTGTTGCCAACGAAAAAAAAGACAGCGTGACAGCTCACGGTTCAGGGTTATTAAAAATGGAGCGCTACACGAAAGAACAACGCGTTTTCATTGTTgagcaatattttaaaaataatgaaggttTGGCAGCTATAGTTCGCAATTTTCGTACAAAATATGGTCAGAATAGTGATTTAACTTCATTTCGACAAAAGAGTGCGTATGTGCCAGCAAAGCCGTGGAGGCCATTTACCCGATATGCTATTCCATACATaaccctatactgtatactttatgaatcaattaaaaatttacaatttttcattaaaaacctgtgttctctatcaaaattacttcttgcgtgaattttgggacaccctatatttaatctactgaaaattagtatatttaaaaaaatgtattccttgttgttgttttgtttattactgacgataaacattttattaagtGATGAGGACTGAAGACTAGGAATAAGTTTTTAGAAGGACGGCACAAGcaggatgttttggagacaaagttATGGAGGAGAAATTGGACAAGTGCAGAGGAAAACACAGCCAAGATtagaacctggatctcagcggtgaTGGGTTaacataatagactgctgcggCATGTGAGCACCACATAaacatttgttaaaaaatacaataaaataagaaaataaagatCTGTGTGTTACGCATTACTTTAGTAGACACATTTTATGGCCAATCCAATCTCTATCACTACTCACCTAATTAGCTTACAAGTACAACATGCATCTGGCCTAAATGAACTTAGCTTTGTTCAGGCcaattttttatattaacaaTGTATTTGACGTAGTATTTGGCAAACACACTAAAGGAATAAtaattagggacagtggtagcctagtgggtagagctttgggctatcaaccggaagattgggggttcaaatccaggctctgctatgcatccactgttgggtccttgagcaaggcccttaaccctgtctgctccaggggcgccgtaaggtggctgaccctgcgctctgaccccagcttccaaacaagctgggatatgcgaagaaagaatttcattgtactgtacaactgtatctgtatatatgacaaataaagtatatcttcttcttcttcttcagcGTCAAGCCTTACCTTGCTGTCAGGTTCTGACTCTGCATCCGAATCGTCTGAGGCTTTCCGTGCTGAGGACTGCTTTCTTTTCCGTTTCTTCTTCACTTTCTTCCTTACGTTCTGACACCAACAACAAACGAGAAATACCAATAAAATAAACctatattttaaaatacacaAGAAACCTATACacttatggccaaaaatatgcagagaCATGACTTCAAGCTTGTTTGACCTCCTATTACAAAATAATAGGCATTAATATGATCTCTTCCTTCAGGCCTAACTCTTTTGGGAAAGCTTTCAGagttttgtgcccattcagttaaaagagcattcatGAGAGCCTGGTTTACAACAGATATCAGTtaatcccaaagatgttcattGCTCTGTGTTTGCAAtcaatatttctcaacatcaaaCTTCAAATCTTAATGGAGCTTGTTTAGAGCACAGGGGCACATACATGCTAGTACagggaattattattatttattaggattttaaggtcatgttttacactttgcttacattcatgacaggacagatattTATAGGTAAAATGATTTAGCAGTTTAAGTCAAACACCATACTGGGcaattttgaatctccaattcacctaacttacatgtctttggactgtgggaggaaaccagagctccctgaAAAAACCTATGCAgccacagaaagaacatgcaaacttcacacaaaaaggaGCCAGACCGCCTGCTCCACAGCGTTATCCACCATCCCACcctgctagaacaggaaagggtgTTCCCCAATGTAATGCCACAGGACATTGTGGCATTAGATTCATTGTTAGTTTTCAATGTGTTATTGAAATACGCGACTTATATGGattccacacacttttggccgAAGAGTGTAGCTACAGGATGAACACATAAATTTGCaaacagacagaaataaagGTTTAATGTGCTGTACCTCATCTTCAGACTCAGAAGACGAACTGCTGGAGGAATCAGAACTcgatgaggaggaggaagaagacgaAGAATGCTTGACCACACACAATGGAAGCAGAGCTCATTAGATATCAGGCAAATAGGTGAGCAAGGGATGAAAATGAAGTGCAAAAACAACTAAACAGAAAAACCAGTTATTCAAGCTgttaatttatttgcatttcagaTCTTGGATgtgaagtaaaaaagaaaaacgctTTTCTCACCCTACtggatttctttttttcttttctctttttctgtaAGACAGACAGAGCAAAGTTAAATATTCATACAAAGTTATTTCAGTCATTTTAGCTGAAATCTTTTCTGATAAGTAATGAcctctttcttctctttttccttttctttcttttcacctCCTCCCAGTAACCTTTCTCTGTTTTTCTCCAATTCTTTCCTCCATCTCTGAAAATAACAAACATAAACAGAAAACCTAGATGGATAACTGTCTGTTGTTGGGCTACATTCACGTTTAGTAATTAGTAGAAAGAATGTAGTGTTTACCAGTTACTAAAAGTTTACCTCattcattttatcctcaaagtcagCCAGAGCTCTTGAtcctttcttcttcttttccagCTGCTCTTTCACCTCCTCCCTGAAGGAGGATAGATATGATCCAATCTAGCACCACATGCTGGCCATTTAACTTCTATAATGTGGTAATGTAATAAATCTGATTGGTCTAGCATCTCCAGAGCATTACATACTaaacttatttattgtttttgaaaacTAACGAGTAAACCACCATATTAATACATATGGTTTTAGAATTGGGAGATACACttatcggccataacattaaaacaaccttcttgttcctacactcactgtccatttcatcagctccacttactatatagaagcactttgtagttctacaattactgactgtagtccaactatttctctacatacctttttagcctgttttcaccctgttcttcaatggtcaggacccccacaaatctaccacagagcaggtattatttgggtggtggatcattcacagcactgcagtgacatagacgtggtggtggtgttagtgtgtgttgtgctggtatgagtggatccgctcactgtccactctattagacactcctacctggttggtcctccttgtagatataaagtcagagacgatcgctcatctactgctgctgtttgagttggtcatctcctagaccttcatcagtggtcacgggacgctgcccacagggcgctgttggctggatatttttggttggtggactattctcagtccagcagtgacagtgaggtgtttaaaaactccatcagcattgctccgtcttatccactcataccagcacaacacacactaacacaccaccaccatgtcagtgtcactgcagtgctgagaatcatccaccacccaaataatacctgctctgtggtggtcctgtgggggtcctgaccattgaagaacagggtgaaagggggctaacaaagcatgcagagaatcagatggactacagtcagtaattgtagaactacaaagtgctcctatatggtaagtggagctgataaaatggacaatgagtgtagaaacaaggaggtggttttaatgttatggctgacaaaCAAATGAAACCCATGACAttataatttcatttcattttcaccaACCCCTTtagtctggtcagggttgcagtgagtcAGATTCCACAAGGAAAAACTGGGTGCAAGACAAGAATAGCTTGggcttagccaatcatgtcagtgtagacccccagctgaccttcttgacacaaccctcccatTTTTATCCAGGGCTGAAACTGTCCCCGAgggcacactgacaagtgcacctcccaacggCATGGCTGTTTCCTGTCTGTGCAAACGTCAACTGGCAGACAGCATCGCCATGATTCGAACCACAGATGCCAGGATCTCAGGGCTAGTGTACTTAACAGTTGCATTACCTGAGCGCCCCttgggcataacattaaaataatatttaataataatatttccaACTGATAATGAGAAAAAAGTAGTAGCCATAAAGCCGTGTGAAACTAAAGTGATTTAGTTTCGTTTGATACAtggttttctgtatttttaaaaagtataatttaATGCCTGATGTCAGCATAGTTTTAAGATCTACTTCTTAAAATTTCAGGGTCAACAGTGTCAAAAGGTGTTCTGACTAGTGTGCTGTCATTTAAAAGCCTGAGTCAAACTATGATTATTAGACAACAAAAccacatttattttctttctttcttcagcatttttctttaaaactaCAGGACATTAAGTTTTCAAAGTCAAAAACTAAATACTTTTACTCCCGCAAGaaaatggctttttttttttcttgttcattTTATGGCATTTTTCTGGTCTGTTAAATTGAACAAATAATTACGAAATCTGATCAGTAGAATACACTTATATACTTAAAATGACTATCTTTTTATTATGTCTTTAGAATCATGCTGTTGTAATTATTGGGGTGCACTTATCAGTGTGATTTTAATGCTGGTCCTAAGCCTGGATAAATCGGGAGGGCTGTGTCAGGAaaggcatctggtgtaaaatcAGTGCTTAATCAAAAATGCGGATCAAAAGTTAGTTTTTCCCATCTACCATACTTTTTAAAACACATCCCTAAAAACATGTTTCTGTAACCTAGCCACTGAGACAGAAAAAGATGTACAGAACATGCTAAATGTGATGTCAGAAATCTACCATGTCTCTGCACACTGGCAGCTGATTAAACATAACACTCATAAACCTTGTTTAACTAAGTATTTACTTATTGTGCTGGATCTCTATCACAAGTTAACACTACGTACCATGTTGGCCGAGGCCTGCTGAGATAGTCCTGAATGGTGGGACCGGAGAGAGGTGTAGGTCCTCTGGCTCTAGCAGCAGCTATTGGGTTTAGGTAGGGCTGTAACGAAACACAATTACTGACATTAAGGACACGTTGTCTTCTGCATGTCCAAGGTTTTCCACATGCAGCCTGCAGACTTTATCTAGCCGAAGAATTCTCTTCTAATCATTAGGTGGCACACCATAGTTAGTCGGCTTTCACATGATATGCAGCAAAACTGCTTCCTGCTGGCTGTGCCACTGAGCGCCAAgcttaaaaacaatatacaacTTTGACAGTATTGGCAGTTTATTCACATGCActtaataaaatgaattaaagtttaaaacgagataaaaaaaaaagagaaaattaaaaacagcagaAAAATAAAGTGGGTTGatgaaactttattgttttgttttcccCCCTCACAATATCATGCTTGATATAGGggtgatttaaataatttaaggttTTGTAAAACAGTAAGGATCAGTTTCTCTCCACCACGTCTGTGGTTTGCTTCTGTTTACATCATGTAAAGAATCTGTTTCTTTGGCAGTTCTTTTTAAAAGGTCAGAGACAAAATGGGTTCAATCCGATTGGATATTAGGCACAGAAATAAGCAGTAAAATCAGAGTGTCAAAACGGCATCAAGAATGCACAGTGGCAAAGTAAATGGCAGCGCCTCACTCCATAGAAAACAATGGCACAAACCGTGCAACGTGGTCTGCCTGCCTTATGCAACATTGTGGTACTGTACTAGCACCAAGAGATGCTCAGGTCAAAAGCTTCCTCACTGCCACATTTATCTGTAAATAGATCTGCATTAGATACATCCTTTTCACCAAAATGTTTAGGTATGTAAAAGAATCCAccaaaggctgagtctttgccaGCATGATAGTTTGTgtctcaccactttgtgccaaaagtTTTGTACAAGTAAAAAATTAACACAAGTAATTTTGATCTTTCACCATCTTACATAATACTGTTAAAAGATCCAGAGAAATCTGTCTGTGTAGGACAAAGGCTGAAACCTttgctgaatgtgtgtgtgacattagAATTCTAagacagcattgcatgagacaccatcatgctactgtgataattaTAGCCACATGGGTTTAGGCATACTTTGGAAAACAATTGTCGCTAAACACAGtccgccactgcatcaagacaTGCAACTTGAAACTCTATTAAGCAAAGAGAAAGCCAGACATCCATCTTATCCAAACTGGCATAAATGCTGCCAAGTTCTCTAAGCCTGAACTCATCTCACATGGACCACAAGACAGGGGGAACTGTCACATTTCAAGGAACCATCCAAATTCTTATCAGCAAAAGCCTACTGAAATATTTAACACGTGAAATACCAAAAATACATGAAACtgaaaatagaaataaacaacataCAAAGAAATCCAGGACTGATGAAAATGATATTCATACTATAAAAAAACCTTGTCATACACTTGTTTATATTTTGCATAGGttgttgtatgtttttttttccaaattaaTAACACTTTCATCTAGGGTTTGGCCAGTGAAAATACTGGAAATATTTTCTTAGGTTTAATTAaaggtttgtatttattttagttttccgGCTCGTTTTCTTTGAGAAATTTGAGTTTTGGTTTTATGTGCTCATAAATCATTTAACGTCTGTAAGTTGTTGATAGCATGGTACGAAAAGATCGTTTTGGTGCTTAAGTAGACTATTTCTGCATTATAAATGGTTCTaagtaaaaaacataataatgtaaacaataagtCATTTCTAAATTAGCTATGGTGCAGTAAAAAGGCACCGTTAATTCAGTCAGAGCTAAAAGCTAAGCTAGTTAGCCTAATCTGGTAAGACATGTAGTTATGACTGATATAGTAAAGAATATTCTCACATTCTTATTTAACACCATCAGTCTGTTTAAAGATTTTCCAAACATAATTCATGTACATCAAATAACTTGCACACATTTGCAgaaataatctttatttaattctaAGCTAAGCTAGCTGGGCCTCGCTGAGCTTTAGTTTTGCCCCTACATAAAATAGGCAGAATGTGTGAAATGTTATCTTTGCACTTACATGATTATACATGATAATGTATTTCATGATATTAAAACTTACCACTCTGTTATCCCGCTTCCCCATGATTACAGAAGCTCCATTTATCACACACAGTGGAAGTTACACGCTTTGTTTACATGGCTGCTGCGGTGGCATCGCATCTGAGgaatgagaagcgttttgccaCCTAGCAGTCAGTGGGGACAttacaatcatttatttatttgttaattgatttatccattaatttattcattccttTATTCATTGATCCGTTCCTTCATTTATcaattactgtatttatttattcattgattattatccattattttatttgtttatccatttattcatagtaaaagttaaaagcatttcactccacctgggaatcgaacccaggaccttcttgctgtgaggtgagttTAAGATTTTAAGATTTTCTatgaatgcatttttcccagttttcctcccaatctagtcttaTCCTGTTACAAGGTTGTAATATCACCTCTACTTCTGCATACCTCCACTCCTGTTCTAGAACCacaacagtcacacacacacacacacacgtgtgcagtaccgattgtttcttttcacctgcttgaGGCAAATTCATATATGGTTCAGTATCACATATGGAGAGTTACGCACCGATATCCATTATTAGtctttgtgcaggtgccattaatcagccagcagaggccgtaattgcagcagttatgaggaatcccctccagcaaATCCAAGACAAGCCAATGATCATCCATATAGGCACCTGACTTGCctgtagcagagctaagattaaaACTCACAAGTTTGGCGTGTTTTACCAATGCACCTGAGTTACTAGAACACTGGACAAAAATTTAAATGCAGCACAGTTATAATTGTTCATATTTATGCAACCATATTATTGTTAGTTCCTAATTaaattgtacagattataggtcaAATTAAAGCTGGAAAAAGTTCTGGTCAGATTTTTTAAACGACACAAATACCTGGCATTGAAACAGGGGTGCAGAATTTTATATCCAGTGTGATATGTAACATAAAATTATGCAAGACAAAAGAAAGGcactttttatttaactttttaaagcattttattgtatcatGTCATAAATTTGTCAACCACATCAGCTGCTGAAAAAAAATTAACCATCTATCTACTAGCTTACTAAAACCTATAGACATAAATGAAGCACTGAGCAAATCTAACTCTTAGTTCATCTGTATGTTTAAAGGCTGTATGACTGAAAAATAGCGATAATGTATAAGTGACATcagcaataaaatataaatgcaaaaaaactgtCTATTTCTTTTACATTAAGCATGAAAAATCTGagaaacaaaatacaaacaagttTACACTGTTTGCTTAATTTTCCAGTGAAATACAAAAGCACATTGTGTGGTGCATGCTAAAATAAACATGGTTATGaggaaaacagaaaaacaatcagattatattaaatacatttcagcATACAGTTTCTAACACACAATAATTGGGACATTTCTTTTAACTACAGAtagtaaataattatatataattatataattaagcATCACCACAAATGCTAAAATTATATAAGTATATAGTTTAGCTTTGccaatttatatataatttatatataaactgATTAAAATGATTTCAACATAAGAACTAAAAATAAACATCTGATGTGTGGATTTTTTCTGttgtctgtttctgttttttgaAATACAGATTTGCCTCATAGATGACTTTTTCTCAAGTTGAAACAATACAGCATTGATACCAGCCTAACAGACAGGTTTTATGTTTATGCAACAATCATTTGCAATGTATCAGTAATACaatcccaataaataaaatacaatgaataaaagtattattgaGGGCAAAGTATATGGAGCATAGTAAAAACAAAGTACCATTATTCAGTAATAAGATACAAAAACATTGATAACAAGatttaataaaacaatcagACTTGATTTCCAATTAAAGCAAACAAGTACAATTAgttacagtttattttattgttttgtcaCTGTTATGAATTCATATTGAAAATTTCAAATATTGAAAACAATATAGCAACCCAATCACACAttactttttgttttctttcacaGCAGAAAAATAATGAGATTGGTCATTTCAAGGTGCTGTTTGTGTCAACATatcaatttattattaaaaatgtacattccAAGCCTTGAACTCAGCTATTACAGTATGATCTATGAAATTTGACTACAAAAAGCATACTTAGTAAAAGCCACAATCAAAAGGCAATTACTCTTTTGACACTAAAATGCCCACTGAAATCATAACAGGCCTCTTTTACTGTCTGGTGGGAGCTGGAAAATGTTTTACTGGTGGTAGATAGTTGGAACGCCACTGTAGTACTGAGAATACTGAGTTTG contains:
- the fam133b gene encoding protein FAM133, coding for MGKRDNRVPYLNPIAAARARGPTPLSGPTIQDYLSRPRPTWEEVKEQLEKKKKGSRALADFEDKMNERWRKELEKNRERLLGGGEKKEKEKEKKEKKRKEKKKSSRHSSSSSSSSSSSDSSSSSSSESEDENVRKKVKKKRKRKQSSARKASDDSDAESEPDSKESSRKKRKKLREDGVKVKDDKGGLKKIKTEKSDSDDSSDESDLDDNTEAKRKRRSSEEKEKSTDKSKKKKNKRKHKKHNKKKKKKKSSGSEVDRDAGVSNPD